Part of the Streptomyces sp. NBC_01264 genome, GTGAAACCCGACGGCCCCGGAGCGCTGGAAAGCGCTCCGGGGCCGCGGACTTCAGATACGTCAGGCGTTGACGCAGGTGTTGCCGAAAGCCGGGTTCAGCAGGCCGATCACGGAGATCGTGTTGCCGCAGACGTTCCCCTGAACGTGGACCGGAACCTGGACGACGTTGCCGGACAGGACGCCGGGGGAGCCGATGGCCGCACCCTGGGCACCCGCGTCGGCGACAGCCATACCCGCACCCGCGAGAACCAGACCACCGGTGACAGCCGCAGCAGCGGCAACCTTCTTGAACATTGTTCCTCCTAGTAGGCAAGCGCGGTCCCAGCCGCGGACCGCACCACCTGTAACGAGAAGGGATCACCGGGGCTACGAGCGTATGAGCGCATTCACTCTTCTCAGTGCTTTCCGCACACCTTCCCGATTCTCGTGCGTTAGCTACGCCCGGCTCTGAGCGCCACCCGCCTCAGGACTCGTCGATGAACCGGTCGAGCACCCGGACGCCGAACTTCAGACCCTCCACCGGCACCCGCTCGTCCACGCCGTGGAACATCCCGGCGAAGTCCAGCTCCGGCGGAAGCTGGAGCGGGGCGAAGCCGAAGCAGCGGATGCCGAGGTCGTCGAAGGACTTCGCGTCCGTACCGCCGGAGAGCATGTACGGGACCGCGCGGGCGATCGGGTCGTGCGCCTTCAGGGCGGTCTGCATGGCGTCCACGAGCTTGCCGTCGAAGCCCGTCTCCAGGGCCTTGTCCGCATGGACGTCCTCGCGCTTCACGCGCGGCCCGAGGATCCGGTCGAGGTCGGCGAAGAACTCCTCCTCGTAGCCCGGCAGGAAACGGCCGTCCACGTGGGCGGTGGCCTGGCCGGGGATGACGTTGACCTTGTAGCCGGCGCCGAGCATGGTCGGGGCGGCGGAGTTGCGCAGGGTCGCGCCGACCATCTTGGCGATGCCGCCGAGCTTGGCGAGGGTGGCGTCCATGTCGTCCGGGTCGAGCGGGGTGCCCAGCGCGTCCGAGAGCTCGTCCAGGAAGTGCCGGACGGTCTTGGTGACCCGTACGGGCCACGTGTGGCGGCCCAGGCGCCCCACGGCCTCGCAGAGCTCCGTGATGGCGTTGTCGTTGTTGGTCATGGAACCGTGGCCGGCGGTGCCCTCCACCGTCAGGCGCATCCAGTGCATGCCCTTCTGGGCGGTCTCCACCAGGTACAGCCGCAGGTTCTCGTTCACGGTGAAGGAGAAGCCGCCGACCTCGCCGATCGCCTCCGTCACCCCCTCGAAGAGGTCGGGGTGCTTGTCGACGAGGTAGCGGGCGCCGAAGGTGCCGCCCGCCTCCTCGTCGGCGAGGAAGGCCAGCACGATGTCGCGCGGGGGCTTGCGCCCGCTGCGCATGCGGTCGCGTACGACGGCCAGCGTCATCGCGTCCATGTCCTTCATGTCGACCGCGCCGCGGCCCCACACGCAGCCGTCGGCGATCTCGCCCGCGAAGGGGTCGTAGGTCCAGTCGGCGGCATTGGCCGGGACCACGTCGGTATGCCCGTGGATCAGCAGCGCCGGCCGCGAGGGGTCCTCGCCCTCGATCCGCGCCACGGTCGAGGCGCGCCCCTTGTGCGATTCGAAGATCTGCGGCTCCAGCCCGACCTCGGCGAGCTGCTCGGCGACCCACTCGGCCGCCTTGCGCTCGCCGGGCCCGGAGTGGTCCCCGTAGTTGCTGGTGTCGATCCGGATGAGGTCCCGGCAGAGGTCGACGACCTCGTCCTCGCCGGAGACGGTCCTGCCCGCGCCCGATTCGCTCACGCTGCTTCCTCCCACTGATCAGTACCGAACTGACTCCATCCTCACCCCCCGGGCCGCTTCCCCCAAGGGCGATCCTCGGCCGCCGGGGGGTGTGATCGAGGACCCCGGAATGTTTGGTAATGTTTTCCACGTCGGAACGGCCCGCGAGGGACGCGAGACAGACACCTTGTCCGGGTGGCGGAATGGCAGACGCGCTAGCTTGAGGTGCTAGTGCCCTTTATCGGGCGTGGGGGTTCAAGTCCCCCCTCGGACACCAAGCGAAAACCCCACTTCACGTGGGGTTTTCTGCGTTTGGCGGCACCTTCGGCGCGGAGCGGCCCGGTGGGCGGTTCGGTCTATTCTGTCCGGGTGAACGAGAATCTTCCCCCTTGCCCCAAATGCTCCTGCGCGTACACCTACGAGATGAACGCGCTCGTGGTGTGCCCCGAGTGCGGTCACGAGTGGGTGCCCGCCGAGAGTGACGCCGAGGGCGGCGCGGACGCCGGTGCGCAGGTCGTGAAGGACGCCGTCGGGAACGTCCTGAACGACGGGGACACCGTGACCGTCGTGAAGGCGCTCAAGGTCAAGGGCAGCCCCTCGGGGATCAAGGCCGGTACCAAGGTGCGCAACATCCGGCTGATCGACGGGGTCGACGGGCACGACATCGACTGCAAGATCGACGGATTCGGGGCCATGCAGCTGAAGTCCAGCGTGGTCAAGAAGGCCTGAGCCGCCGCCTGGTCGAAGACGGAGAAGAGGGGCCCCGCCGTGGCGGGTCCCCTCTTCCTTTTCGTACGTGCGGTACGGGTCAGCCGCGCGGGGCCGGGGCCGCGTCGTCGGCCGACTCCGCCGCCTGGTCGAGGCGGAAGGCCTCGTTGCCCAGGCCGATGCGGGCGTGCACCGCGGGGCGGCCGGAGCGCAGGAAGAGCCCGTACGCCAGGCCCACGACCGCGGCGGCGCCGATGATGCCGGGCAGGGCCCAGCTCAGCGCGGACCCCTCCGCGGCGCCGACCAGGACGCCGAAGTCCTTGACCGTGTAGACGGCGATGGCGAGCAGGGCGAGGCCGGCGAGACCCGCCGCGCCGAGCCGCCAGACCTGGGCGCCGGCGGTGCCGCGGCGGACGAAGAAGGCGATGACCGCGAAGGAGGCGGTGGCCATGAGGAGGGTCACGCCGAGGGCGCCGACGCTGCCCATCCAGGTGAACAGGTGCAGGACGGGCACGGTGGGGTCGCCGGCCGGCGTGTCGTCGGTGAGGGCGAAGGCCAGGACGACCACGACGGAGATCACGGTCTGCAGCAGCGAGCCGGTGGCGGGGGCGCCGGTGCCCGCGTTGGTGCGGCCGAAGGCGGCCGGGAGCAGGCCCTCGCGGCCCATGGCGAAGGCGTAGCGGGAGACGACGTTGTGGAAGCTGAGCATCGCCGCGAACATGCCGGTCACGAAGAGGACGTGCAGGACGTCGGTGAAGGTCGTGCCCAGGCGGCTCTCCGTGAGCTGGAAGAGCAGGCCGGGGCCGGCCTCGGCGGAGGCCTTGACCACCTCGCCGGGGCCGGTGGCGACGGAGAGGGCCCAGGCGCTGAGGGCGAAGAAGAGGGCGACGAAGCCGACGGCGAGGAACATCACCCGGGAGACGACGATGTGGGGCCTGCTGGTCTCCTCGGCGTACACCGGGGACTGCTCGAAGCCGACGAAGGCGGCGATGCAGAAGCACAGGGCGGTGCCGAGGCCCGCGCCGGTGAGGGTCTCGGGGTTGAAGGCGTGCAGGGAGAGGCCCTCCGGGCCGGGCTTGCCGAGGGCGGCGACGTCGAAGACCACGACGAGGAGGACCTCGATGAGCAGGAGGACTCCGAGGACCTTGGCGTTGAGGTCGATCTTCAGCCAGCCGAGTGCGCCGGTGAGGACGACGGCCGCCAGGGCCGGTATCCACCAGGCGAGTTCGGTGTCGAGGTAGGTGGCGAAGAGGCCGGAGATCTCGAAGCCGAGGATGCCGTACACGCCGACCTGCATGGCGCTGTAGGCGACGAGGGCGACGAACGAGGCGCCGGCGCCCGCGGTGGGGCCCAGTCCGCGCGCGATGTAGGCGTAGAAGGCGCCGGCGTTGTGGACGTGCCGGCTCATCTCGGCGTATCCGACGCTGAAGAGGGCGAGGACGGCGCCGAGGATCACGAACAGCAGGGGCTGTCCGACGATGCCCATGACCCCGAAGGTGGTGGGCATGACGCCCGCGACGACCATCAGGGGGGCGCTCGCGGCGAGCACGGAGAGGAGCAGGCCCGCGGTGCCGAGGCGGTCGGCGCGCAGGGCGCGGTCCTGGCCCTTGTACGTGGGGATCTCGGCCTGGCCGGCCGGGTCGGTGAGCGTGGTGGATCTGCCCGTCGGCATGGCGGGGTGTCCTTTCGGGGTGGGGACTGAGCGGCACGTTCTGAGCGGTACTGGCGGGGTGGTACTGACTGAGCGGGACGTGCTGGGCGGGGCAAGTCGAGCGGGGCGAGCTGGGCGGGACGGGCGCGGTACCGGTCGGGTCCGGCCGGGTCAGGCGGTGCCGAGCGCGGCGCTGCGTGCGGCGAGGAAGGCCTTGTGCGGGTCGCGGTCGGGGTAGGACCACGGGGCCTGGGTGGCGTGGCTGCCGATGCGCTGGAAGAGCGCGGCGGCCTCGGCGGAGCGGCCCTCGCAGAGCTTGGCGTGGGCGAGGAAGTTGAGGTCCACCCGGTTGCGGGGGTGGTCCTCGCGCTCCCACTCCAGCCACCAGTCGAAGGCGGCGCGCAGCACCTGGCGGGCCCGGCGGCCGGACCAGTGCTCGGCTCCGGCGTCCGGGCCGTGGCCCTGCCCGGCGGCGAGGACGCGGTAGCGCTCGGCGTGGGCGATGACGGGGAGGACGGCGAGCGGGGAGTCGGCCGGGGACTCCTCGGCGGCCCAGGCGGCGAAGTCGTAGACCTCGTGGAGCGGGTCGTGGCCGGCGGC contains:
- the chpH gene encoding chaplin ChpH: MFKKVAAAAAVTGGLVLAGAGMAVADAGAQGAAIGSPGVLSGNVVQVPVHVQGNVCGNTISVIGLLNPAFGNTCVNA
- a CDS encoding M20/M25/M40 family metallo-hydrolase gives rise to the protein MSESGAGRTVSGEDEVVDLCRDLIRIDTSNYGDHSGPGERKAAEWVAEQLAEVGLEPQIFESHKGRASTVARIEGEDPSRPALLIHGHTDVVPANAADWTYDPFAGEIADGCVWGRGAVDMKDMDAMTLAVVRDRMRSGRKPPRDIVLAFLADEEAGGTFGARYLVDKHPDLFEGVTEAIGEVGGFSFTVNENLRLYLVETAQKGMHWMRLTVEGTAGHGSMTNNDNAITELCEAVGRLGRHTWPVRVTKTVRHFLDELSDALGTPLDPDDMDATLAKLGGIAKMVGATLRNSAAPTMLGAGYKVNVIPGQATAHVDGRFLPGYEEEFFADLDRILGPRVKREDVHADKALETGFDGKLVDAMQTALKAHDPIARAVPYMLSGGTDAKSFDDLGIRCFGFAPLQLPPELDFAGMFHGVDERVPVEGLKFGVRVLDRFIDES
- a CDS encoding zinc ribbon domain-containing protein YjdM, with product MNENLPPCPKCSCAYTYEMNALVVCPECGHEWVPAESDAEGGADAGAQVVKDAVGNVLNDGDTVTVVKALKVKGSPSGIKAGTKVRNIRLIDGVDGHDIDCKIDGFGAMQLKSSVVKKA
- a CDS encoding APC family permease translates to MPTGRSTTLTDPAGQAEIPTYKGQDRALRADRLGTAGLLLSVLAASAPLMVVAGVMPTTFGVMGIVGQPLLFVILGAVLALFSVGYAEMSRHVHNAGAFYAYIARGLGPTAGAGASFVALVAYSAMQVGVYGILGFEISGLFATYLDTELAWWIPALAAVVLTGALGWLKIDLNAKVLGVLLLIEVLLVVVFDVAALGKPGPEGLSLHAFNPETLTGAGLGTALCFCIAAFVGFEQSPVYAEETSRPHIVVSRVMFLAVGFVALFFALSAWALSVATGPGEVVKASAEAGPGLLFQLTESRLGTTFTDVLHVLFVTGMFAAMLSFHNVVSRYAFAMGREGLLPAAFGRTNAGTGAPATGSLLQTVISVVVVLAFALTDDTPAGDPTVPVLHLFTWMGSVGALGVTLLMATASFAVIAFFVRRGTAGAQVWRLGAAGLAGLALLAIAVYTVKDFGVLVGAAEGSALSWALPGIIGAAAVVGLAYGLFLRSGRPAVHARIGLGNEAFRLDQAAESADDAAPAPRG